In Desulfosediminicola ganghwensis, a single window of DNA contains:
- a CDS encoding M48 family metallopeptidase, whose product MIYNNLLLFLVAIFLFAMDTVPEAPMLSPWYGLGIFVVSLYGYERICIYIYSRPWARRSAGYFAAEKRLSLMALIIFGAGALYLSDAKYYLSAFSLGDRVPALVNIAGLFLFMLYLAVMWRVARPRYEKIFGREYTPAEFVALNIRANLPIVLPWIILSVCYDLLVLLPYHGMQKLLASSWGDLAFFVLFLLFVVLFFPPLVRRLWGCKPLPDSELKSELTRFCQSQNFRARLYEWPLYEGKVLTAGVMGIVPGLRYVLLTPAIMQSMSREELESVMAHEIGHVKRHHLLLYIFLIAGFSLLATLLIEPFASFLISHHLFVDAVITTGMDVETLVSVISAVPLLIFLVIYFRFIFGYFIRNFERQADLHVIGAVGHGRALVSAFERISWLSGGIREEKNWHHFGIGERIDCLQDAERDPSTISRHDRKVRNSLLVYGLVLVIAAVAAWQIPDRQSSVTGQERVILHMAQKEPDKALWQLLVGNLMMSRKMEAQALAAYEKAFSLEPINPEVMNNLAWLLLTAEDKSLREPFEALTLAKAAATLAPRGHILDTLAHAYWANGMKEEAVQAANQAALADPERRRFYQGRAQQFEQEVYE is encoded by the coding sequence TTGATCTATAATAACCTGCTGCTCTTTCTGGTTGCCATATTCCTCTTCGCCATGGATACCGTGCCTGAGGCCCCGATGCTCTCGCCCTGGTATGGGTTGGGTATCTTTGTTGTTTCACTCTATGGCTACGAGAGGATCTGTATTTATATCTATTCCCGCCCATGGGCCCGGCGCTCTGCGGGCTACTTCGCCGCAGAAAAGCGTTTGTCCCTGATGGCATTGATCATCTTCGGGGCAGGGGCGCTCTATCTCAGCGATGCCAAATATTACCTGTCGGCATTTTCGCTGGGTGACAGGGTCCCGGCGCTGGTGAATATTGCCGGCCTTTTCCTGTTTATGCTGTATCTTGCCGTTATGTGGCGGGTTGCCAGGCCGCGCTATGAAAAAATATTTGGTCGTGAGTACACCCCGGCCGAATTTGTCGCCCTGAATATAAGAGCCAACCTGCCAATCGTACTGCCCTGGATCATTCTTTCAGTCTGTTATGACCTGCTGGTACTGCTGCCCTATCATGGCATGCAGAAGTTGCTCGCGTCAAGCTGGGGGGACCTGGCCTTCTTCGTCCTGTTCCTGCTCTTTGTGGTGTTGTTTTTCCCGCCGCTGGTGCGAAGATTATGGGGCTGTAAGCCGTTGCCCGATTCAGAGCTGAAAAGTGAGCTGACCCGCTTTTGCCAGAGCCAGAATTTTCGGGCAAGGCTCTACGAGTGGCCGCTCTATGAAGGCAAGGTGCTTACAGCCGGGGTAATGGGTATAGTGCCGGGCCTTCGCTATGTGCTGCTTACGCCCGCGATAATGCAATCAATGAGCAGGGAAGAGCTCGAGTCGGTGATGGCCCACGAGATCGGCCATGTTAAACGCCATCATCTGCTGCTGTACATTTTTCTGATCGCAGGTTTCAGCCTGTTGGCCACTCTCTTGATAGAGCCGTTCGCTTCATTTCTGATATCGCATCACCTGTTTGTAGATGCAGTGATCACCACCGGCATGGATGTGGAAACGCTGGTCTCTGTAATCAGCGCGGTGCCGCTGCTTATTTTTCTTGTTATCTACTTTCGGTTCATCTTCGGGTACTTCATCCGCAATTTTGAACGACAGGCAGACTTGCATGTCATTGGCGCAGTAGGGCATGGCCGGGCTCTTGTTTCTGCTTTTGAGAGAATCTCCTGGCTCAGCGGCGGTATTCGGGAAGAAAAGAACTGGCATCACTTCGGTATCGGTGAACGGATCGATTGTCTGCAGGATGCGGAACGTGACCCGTCCACAATTTCCCGTCACGACAGAAAAGTACGCAACAGCCTGCTGGTTTATGGCCTGGTACTGGTCATAGCCGCAGTTGCTGCATGGCAAATTCCCGACAGACAATCATCCGTCACCGGCCAGGAGAGGGTGATACTGCACATGGCGCAGAAGGAGCCGGACAAGGCCCTGTGGCAGTTGCTGGTTGGCAACCTGATGATGAGCAGGAAGATGGAGGCCCAGGCTCTGGCGGCGTATGAAAAGGCCTTCAGCCTCGAGCCGATCAACCCGGAGGTGATGAACAACCTGGCCTGGCTGTTGCTGACCGCAGAGGACAAGAGCCTGCGCGAGCCCTTTGAGGCACTCACCCTGGCTAAAGCTGCTGCGACTCTCGCCCCGAGAGGTCATATTCTCGATACCCTCGCCCATGCGTACTGGGCAAACGGCATGAAGGAAGAAGCAGTTCAGGCCGCCAACCAGGCCGCGCTTGCCGACCCGGAACGCAGACGCTTCTACCAGGGCCGCGCTCAGCAGTTTGAGCAGGAAGTGTATGAATGA
- a CDS encoding deoxyribonuclease IV, whose amino-acid sequence MPLFGAHESVAGGLHLAFKRIESVGGDSLQIFTRNQRQWKPKPLSEKEVKDFLTTREQYAGMPVASHASYLINLATAKEELLAKSVDALAMEFTRCHQLAVPYVVIHPGSHGGDGVEAGLERFVAGMDNALESGYDDVMLLIETTAGQGTGLGSRFEEIGYIRANSKFPERIGVCVDTCHIFAAGYDLRTAEAYEATMQALDEHVGVEHVKFIHLNDSKKDLGCRVDRHEHIGDGMIGLEGFRLLVNDPRFAEMPMTLETPKGEDLAEDRENIAKLKNLLN is encoded by the coding sequence ATGCCGTTATTCGGAGCACATGAGTCAGTAGCAGGTGGTTTGCATCTGGCCTTTAAACGTATAGAGAGTGTCGGCGGTGATTCACTGCAGATTTTTACCCGCAACCAGCGCCAGTGGAAGCCGAAACCGCTGAGCGAGAAAGAAGTGAAAGACTTTTTAACGACTCGTGAGCAATATGCGGGAATGCCGGTGGCATCTCATGCTTCGTATCTGATCAACCTGGCGACGGCCAAGGAGGAGCTGCTGGCAAAATCGGTGGATGCGCTGGCGATGGAATTTACGCGCTGCCATCAACTGGCTGTCCCTTACGTGGTCATTCATCCGGGTTCCCACGGTGGAGACGGTGTGGAAGCAGGGCTTGAGCGTTTTGTTGCCGGCATGGATAACGCCCTGGAGTCGGGATATGATGATGTAATGCTCCTGATCGAAACCACGGCCGGGCAAGGTACAGGGCTGGGGAGCCGTTTTGAGGAGATTGGCTATATTCGGGCCAATTCGAAATTTCCTGAGCGTATCGGGGTGTGTGTGGATACCTGCCATATTTTCGCGGCGGGCTACGATCTGCGCACCGCGGAGGCGTATGAGGCGACCATGCAGGCGCTTGATGAGCATGTCGGCGTGGAGCATGTGAAGTTCATTCACCTGAATGACTCGAAAAAAGATCTCGGTTGCCGTGTCGACAGGCATGAGCATATCGGTGATGGCATGATTGGCCTGGAGGGTTTCCGCCTGCTGGTGAACGACCCTCGCTTTGCAGAAATGCCCATGACGCTTGAGACACCAAAAGGCGAAGACCTTGCGGAAGACCGGGAGAATATCGCCAAGCTGAAGAATCTGCTCAACTAG
- a CDS encoding GspE/PulE family protein, protein MKFLNSDALLDMLVRHGVMNIKQRQFITLEKGKQRQKLIKQAQKARVAEKANPDLVDIIVSFQMQVPGTKGEILDEETIMRVVSKEYDLPFKKLDPLDLDMDIVTKTIPRNFAIKQLILPVGMQDGVLEVAMYHPDRQAVLTDIEQANQVKVRPCISTKSDIKRIVSEFFGFQKSISAAEDHIGVISQGSASVDIGNLERYVKISSAKEITSSDQHIKTAVNHIFNYALEQRASDIHIEPKREVTMIRFRIDGALHTIYKLPKAVHSAITSRVKFLARLDIAEKRRPQDGRIKIGVKGEKDVEIRVSTVPVSFGEKTVMRILDPDVIFQDVNQLGFSRRDLSVYNSFINSPHGIVLVTGPTGSGKSTTLYSTLKKIATPEKNIVTVEDPVEMVYEEFNQISVQPLIDVTFSTILRNILRQDPDIIMIGEIRDKDTAAQAVQAAMTGHLVFSTLHTNDAVSSIIRLQDLGLQPFMIASTLLGCMAQRLVKTICPECKTTVEADSQELARIGFPSAGSGTVILSKGEGCRHCRGTGYRGRCGIFEIFPTSSAIKRMTVEGESGEVMRQVAIREGMTTLREDAWAKVKAGITTIEEAIRVTGE, encoded by the coding sequence ATGAAATTTTTGAACAGTGATGCGCTTCTCGACATGCTGGTCCGGCATGGTGTGATGAACATCAAGCAGCGTCAGTTTATTACCCTTGAGAAGGGCAAGCAGCGTCAGAAGCTGATAAAGCAGGCCCAGAAGGCCAGGGTTGCCGAGAAAGCCAACCCCGACCTGGTTGACATAATTGTCTCATTCCAGATGCAGGTTCCCGGAACCAAAGGGGAGATTCTGGATGAAGAGACCATTATGCGGGTGGTGAGCAAGGAGTATGACCTGCCGTTTAAAAAGCTCGATCCGCTTGATCTTGACATGGATATTGTCACCAAGACAATCCCCAGGAACTTTGCCATTAAACAGCTTATCCTGCCGGTGGGCATGCAGGACGGAGTGCTTGAAGTGGCAATGTACCACCCGGACCGTCAAGCAGTATTGACGGATATCGAGCAGGCCAACCAGGTGAAAGTCCGGCCCTGTATCTCCACCAAAAGTGATATCAAACGAATTGTCAGTGAGTTCTTCGGGTTTCAGAAGTCGATCAGCGCGGCTGAAGATCATATCGGTGTAATCAGTCAGGGCAGTGCCTCCGTCGATATCGGCAATCTTGAGCGCTATGTGAAAATCTCTTCGGCCAAAGAGATTACTTCATCAGACCAGCATATCAAGACCGCGGTCAACCATATCTTCAACTATGCCCTGGAGCAGCGGGCCAGTGATATCCACATAGAGCCCAAGCGCGAAGTGACCATGATTCGCTTTCGCATAGATGGCGCGCTGCACACAATTTATAAGCTGCCCAAAGCGGTACACTCTGCCATTACCTCCCGCGTCAAGTTCCTGGCCCGGCTCGATATCGCCGAGAAGAGAAGGCCGCAGGACGGTCGCATCAAGATCGGTGTAAAGGGCGAAAAAGATGTGGAAATTCGTGTCTCAACCGTGCCGGTCTCCTTTGGCGAGAAGACCGTTATGCGTATCCTGGACCCGGATGTGATCTTTCAGGATGTGAACCAGCTCGGTTTTTCCAGGCGCGATCTGTCGGTGTATAACTCCTTTATCAACTCACCCCACGGCATCGTGCTGGTTACCGGTCCCACGGGTAGCGGTAAATCGACCACCCTCTATTCAACCCTGAAGAAGATCGCCACGCCCGAGAAGAATATTGTCACCGTCGAAGATCCGGTGGAGATGGTCTATGAAGAATTCAACCAGATCTCGGTGCAGCCGCTGATCGACGTAACCTTTTCAACGATTCTCAGAAATATCTTACGGCAAGACCCGGATATCATCATGATTGGTGAGATCCGCGATAAAGACACGGCGGCACAGGCGGTACAGGCGGCCATGACCGGCCATCTGGTCTTTTCGACCTTGCACACCAATGACGCGGTCTCCTCCATCATCCGCCTGCAGGATCTCGGGCTGCAACCCTTCATGATCGCCTCGACCCTGCTCGGCTGCATGGCCCAGCGGCTGGTGAAGACCATCTGCCCGGAATGCAAAACCACCGTCGAAGCAGACAGCCAGGAGCTGGCGAGAATAGGCTTCCCCAGCGCGGGCAGTGGTACTGTGATCTTGAGTAAAGGCGAAGGCTGCAGGCATTGTCGCGGCACCGGTTATCGGGGGCGCTGCGGTATCTTTGAGATTTTCCCCACGTCTTCCGCGATCAAGCGCATGACTGTGGAGGGCGAGTCCGGCGAGGTTATGCGACAGGTTGCAATCCGTGAAGGAATGACTACACTACGCGAGGACGCCTGGGCCAAGGTGAAGGCGGGTATCACCACCATTGAAGAGGCAATCCGGGTCACCGGCGAATAA
- the smpB gene encoding SsrA-binding protein SmpB, with the protein MGIKIVCQNKKAFHDYHIDAKFEAGMVLSGPEVKSLRAGKANLRDGYVQIDSRGELQMFNVHISQYSYATHNPNEPMRARKLLMHKREIKKLIGKLQEKGLALIPLKIYFNEKGKAKVELGLARGKKQYDKRDTIKQRDSDRELQRAMRRNSYS; encoded by the coding sequence ATGGGCATCAAGATAGTCTGTCAGAACAAAAAAGCGTTTCACGATTACCATATCGACGCGAAATTCGAAGCCGGCATGGTGCTGAGCGGGCCCGAGGTGAAATCCCTGCGTGCCGGCAAGGCCAATCTGCGTGACGGCTATGTGCAGATCGACAGTCGCGGTGAGCTGCAGATGTTCAACGTGCACATCTCGCAATACAGCTATGCCACGCATAACCCAAATGAGCCTATGCGGGCCAGAAAGTTGTTGATGCACAAGCGCGAGATCAAGAAATTGATCGGAAAGCTGCAGGAGAAAGGCCTTGCCCTGATCCCATTAAAGATTTACTTTAATGAGAAAGGTAAGGCCAAGGTAGAACTCGGGCTTGCCCGGGGTAAGAAGCAATACGACAAGCGGGACACCATCAAACAACGTGATAGTGACCGCGAACTCCAGCGCGCCATGCGCAGGAACAGTTACTCATAG
- the glpA gene encoding anaerobic glycerol-3-phosphate dehydrogenase subunit A has product MNKTNEYDVIIIGGGATGAGTARDCAMRGLKVLLVERHDLATGATGRNHGLMHSGARYAVTDHESASECIKENMILRRIASHCVEENDGLFITLPDDELSFQSLFVQSCQKAGIKAEIIDPDFARRIEPSVNPDLIGAVRVPDGSIDPFRLTLSNVLDAKIHNADLLTHHEVTGIIRQGDRVTGVELMNHQANEKVSYYGKVIVNASGIWGQHVAGLAGVTVNMFPAKGSLLIFGHRVNKMILNRCRKPANADILVPGDTICLIGTTSERIPYDEIDNMYISTADVDELIREGEKLAPSLATTRILRAYAGVRPLVAADNDPSGRSISRGIVLLDHKERDGLSGFITITGGKLMTYRLMAEWATDLVCRKLAVDTPCETAEKPLPGSDKDDFSVKSATRKIYSGLRVVHRSAQDRHGSLAPNIASRDEVDDAMVCECEGVSIGEVKYAIKDLHVHNLKDLRRRTRVGMGTCQGELCACRAAGLLGEALEDAGRAKDDLANFLQERWKGMHPIAWGEAINEAQFTSWIYEGIYGLKAENN; this is encoded by the coding sequence ATGAATAAAACCAATGAATACGATGTTATAATTATCGGAGGAGGGGCCACCGGTGCAGGTACAGCACGGGATTGCGCGATGCGCGGCCTGAAGGTGTTGCTTGTGGAGCGCCATGATTTGGCGACCGGGGCGACCGGAAGAAATCACGGGTTGATGCATAGTGGTGCGCGGTATGCAGTCACTGATCATGAGTCGGCTTCCGAATGTATAAAAGAGAATATGATCTTGCGTCGGATAGCAAGTCATTGTGTGGAAGAAAACGATGGACTCTTTATTACACTGCCTGATGATGAACTTTCCTTTCAGTCCCTTTTTGTACAATCGTGCCAGAAGGCCGGAATCAAAGCTGAGATTATCGACCCCGATTTTGCTCGAAGAATAGAACCTTCTGTCAATCCTGATCTTATTGGTGCTGTCAGAGTTCCTGATGGATCTATCGATCCTTTTCGGCTTACTCTTTCTAACGTTCTTGATGCCAAGATACATAACGCCGATCTCCTGACCCATCATGAAGTCACAGGAATAATCCGTCAAGGCGACAGGGTTACAGGCGTTGAGTTGATGAATCATCAGGCTAATGAAAAAGTCAGCTATTACGGGAAGGTCATCGTGAACGCCTCTGGTATTTGGGGGCAGCACGTCGCAGGGCTCGCCGGTGTTACGGTAAATATGTTCCCGGCAAAAGGTTCTCTGCTCATTTTCGGGCACCGGGTCAATAAAATGATTCTTAACAGATGTCGAAAGCCTGCCAATGCTGACATCCTTGTACCGGGTGATACCATCTGTCTGATTGGTACAACTTCAGAACGCATCCCCTATGATGAGATCGATAATATGTACATATCTACTGCAGATGTCGACGAGCTCATCCGTGAGGGGGAAAAGCTGGCACCATCATTGGCGACAACCCGTATCCTGCGTGCGTATGCCGGTGTTCGTCCTCTGGTCGCAGCTGATAATGACCCGAGTGGTCGTTCTATAAGCCGCGGAATTGTATTGCTCGATCATAAAGAGCGTGATGGTCTATCGGGCTTCATCACTATCACCGGCGGGAAACTGATGACCTATCGTCTGATGGCAGAGTGGGCAACCGACCTGGTGTGCAGGAAGTTAGCTGTAGATACGCCGTGTGAAACTGCTGAAAAACCATTGCCTGGGTCTGATAAGGATGATTTCTCGGTCAAGTCAGCCACTCGGAAAATCTATTCCGGCTTACGTGTTGTACATAGGTCAGCGCAAGACCGTCACGGTTCTCTGGCGCCGAATATTGCATCCAGGGACGAAGTTGATGACGCCATGGTCTGTGAATGTGAAGGGGTTTCTATTGGTGAGGTAAAGTATGCGATTAAAGACCTGCATGTTCATAACCTCAAAGACCTGCGTCGACGTACTCGTGTTGGCATGGGAACCTGTCAGGGAGAGCTTTGTGCATGTCGGGCAGCTGGCTTGCTCGGTGAAGCCTTGGAAGACGCGGGCAGGGCAAAAGATGATTTGGCCAACTTCCTCCAGGAGCGCTGGAAAGGGATGCATCCTATTGCCTGGGGAGAAGCGATCAATGAGGCTCAGTTCACCTCGTGGATCTATGAAGGCATTTATGGGTTAAAAGCAGAGAATAACTAA
- the glpB gene encoding glycerol-3-phosphate dehydrogenase subunit GlpB translates to MKFDTVIIGGGLSGLTCGIQLAEQGITCAIVSSGQSAIHFFSGSFDLLGKVEGREVTNPLESIKMLPPSHPYQRVGHHNVERLAGEVPRLLARAGLHFSGMAEKNHFVLTPMGTMKPTWLTLEDFTCFEQNGELPWKRATVLNFKGFLDFHTLFIKDGLTRYGVEVQTRDIAMKQFEAIRRNPSEMRSSNIAKVFDAGDALNQFAEKVNELTEDADVVILPAVFGLFNTTVTADLKARVKKPVVLLPALPPSTPGIRSQILLRQRFQELGGTYLLGDIVQEGEFKEGRLQNITTANHGDIKLEADHFVLASGSFYSKGIVAGPDKLYDPIFGLDIDGESDRSQWFDKQLFNDQPFMHYGVKADEHFRALLNGQPIENLYVAGSVLGGANPLKEGSGAGICMVTALHVAEQILQ, encoded by the coding sequence ATGAAATTTGATACAGTTATAATTGGAGGTGGGCTCAGTGGCCTCACATGCGGAATCCAATTAGCGGAGCAGGGCATCACGTGTGCTATCGTTTCATCGGGTCAGAGTGCAATCCATTTCTTTTCAGGGTCGTTTGATCTTCTTGGCAAAGTGGAAGGGCGCGAAGTGACGAATCCGCTGGAGAGCATTAAAATGTTACCTCCTTCGCATCCCTATCAGCGTGTAGGTCATCACAATGTCGAGAGACTTGCCGGTGAGGTGCCTCGATTATTAGCCAGGGCCGGGTTGCACTTCTCCGGTATGGCTGAAAAGAATCATTTTGTGCTCACGCCAATGGGTACCATGAAACCGACATGGTTGACGCTGGAGGATTTTACCTGTTTTGAACAGAATGGGGAGCTCCCCTGGAAGCGTGCAACTGTTCTTAATTTTAAAGGATTCCTGGATTTTCACACCCTCTTCATTAAGGATGGCCTGACCCGATACGGGGTTGAGGTGCAAACCAGGGATATTGCGATGAAGCAGTTTGAGGCAATTCGTCGTAATCCTAGTGAGATGCGTTCATCCAACATTGCCAAAGTCTTTGATGCAGGTGATGCCCTCAATCAATTTGCAGAGAAAGTCAACGAGTTGACGGAAGATGCTGATGTTGTGATATTGCCGGCCGTATTTGGGCTGTTTAATACAACTGTTACAGCAGATCTTAAAGCCAGGGTGAAAAAGCCTGTAGTCCTTCTGCCAGCCTTGCCTCCATCTACCCCGGGAATAAGAAGCCAGATTCTGCTTCGTCAACGTTTTCAGGAATTAGGCGGTACCTATTTACTTGGGGACATAGTGCAGGAAGGGGAATTTAAAGAGGGCAGGCTACAGAATATTACCACCGCAAACCATGGCGATATCAAGCTGGAAGCAGATCACTTTGTTCTCGCCAGTGGCAGCTTTTACAGCAAAGGGATTGTGGCAGGGCCGGACAAGCTGTACGACCCCATCTTTGGCCTGGATATCGATGGCGAAAGTGATCGCTCACAATGGTTTGATAAGCAGCTGTTCAATGACCAGCCATTTATGCACTACGGGGTCAAGGCCGATGAGCATTTCCGGGCGTTGTTGAACGGTCAGCCAATAGAAAATCTCTATGTGGCAGGGTCGGTACTGGGTGGGGCGAACCCTCTCAAAGAGGGGAGTGGTGCAGGAATCTGTATGGTCACTGCGCTGCATGTAGCTGAGCAAATTTTGCAATAA
- the glpC gene encoding anaerobic glycerol-3-phosphate dehydrogenase subunit GlpC, translated as MKKQQNKPFNISDNNFEQCVKCTVCTVYCPVVQVNPDYPGPKQAGPDGERLRLKDPNFFDEEALKLCLNCKRCEVACPSGVKIGDVIQAARIKYSRKRPKLRDSIMANTDLVGTVASAFAPIVNTTVALKPVRQIMDKVLKIDHHRIFPKYSGEKFETWYRKHAAAQQQGFSKYVSYFHGCYVNYNFPQLGKDLVKIMNAAGYGVDLLEKEKCCGVALISNGLIKQATKQARQNVRALRKSILQNGAPVVSTSSTCTFTIRDEYPHLLGVKNDDVRDQTELATRFLFRLIDSGELKLVFKKDYTTRVAYHTPCHMEKLGWSIYSTSLLRMIPGLKLVQLESQCCGIAGTYGFKKENYETAQGVGQPLFTQIENTDVDYIVTDCETCKWQIEMSTSGKVKNPISILAEALDVEATQKLWQK; from the coding sequence ATGAAAAAACAACAAAATAAACCATTTAATATAAGTGACAACAACTTCGAACAGTGTGTCAAGTGTACGGTTTGCACTGTGTATTGTCCTGTGGTGCAGGTGAATCCAGACTACCCCGGACCCAAGCAGGCAGGGCCTGATGGAGAACGGTTGCGCCTTAAAGATCCGAACTTTTTTGATGAAGAGGCTTTAAAACTCTGTCTTAACTGCAAACGATGCGAGGTAGCCTGCCCATCGGGTGTGAAAATAGGCGATGTAATACAGGCAGCCAGGATCAAGTACAGCAGGAAGCGACCGAAATTGCGCGATTCTATCATGGCAAATACCGATCTGGTTGGTACCGTGGCGAGCGCTTTTGCACCTATCGTAAACACAACTGTCGCTTTAAAGCCTGTCCGTCAGATCATGGACAAGGTCCTCAAAATTGATCATCACCGTATATTTCCGAAATACTCCGGTGAGAAGTTCGAAACCTGGTACCGGAAGCATGCAGCAGCTCAACAGCAGGGTTTCAGTAAGTATGTAAGCTACTTTCATGGTTGCTATGTAAATTACAATTTTCCTCAGCTTGGTAAGGATCTGGTGAAGATCATGAACGCAGCGGGATATGGCGTCGATCTTCTGGAAAAAGAAAAGTGCTGCGGTGTTGCGTTGATCTCTAATGGTCTCATTAAGCAGGCAACGAAACAGGCGCGCCAGAATGTGCGGGCTTTGCGGAAGTCTATTCTGCAAAATGGTGCACCGGTGGTCTCTACATCCTCAACATGTACCTTCACCATTCGGGATGAATATCCTCATTTGCTGGGGGTGAAGAATGACGATGTTCGTGATCAGACTGAGTTGGCCACCAGGTTCCTTTTTCGTTTAATAGATTCGGGTGAGTTGAAGCTTGTTTTCAAGAAGGACTACACAACCCGGGTTGCCTACCATACGCCATGCCACATGGAGAAGCTGGGATGGTCTATCTACTCAACCTCTTTGTTACGCATGATACCCGGGCTTAAATTGGTGCAGCTTGAGTCGCAGTGTTGCGGTATTGCCGGCACCTATGGGTTCAAGAAAGAGAACTATGAGACGGCCCAGGGAGTAGGACAGCCCCTTTTTACACAGATTGAGAATACAGACGTCGATTATATCGTTACGGATTGTGAAACGTGTAAATGGCAGATTGAGATGTCTACCTCCGGAAAAGTCAAAAATCCAATATCTATCCTTGCCGAGGCGTTAGACGTCGAAGCAACACAAAAACTCTGGCAGAAGTAG
- the gpmI gene encoding 2,3-bisphosphoglycerate-independent phosphoglycerate mutase produces the protein MIIMDGVGIGASDESDAVQVAHTPVLDTLRKNAVYAELRAHGTSVGLPSDSDMGNSEVGHNALGAGRVFAQGARLVNESLASGEIFQGTAWSTLRQRAENGGTLHFIGLVSDGNVHSHIEHLYAMLDRCAQENIERVRVHALLDGRDVGATSALKYVVPLEARLASLSSEGRDYRIASGGGRMVTTMDRYKANWSVVENGWNAHVLGQGRPFPSASEAVNTYYQENPGCTDQYMESFVITENDAPIGTIEDGDGVILFNFRGDRAIEISRAFEEPDFSEFDRQRAPDVFYAGIMQYDGDADIPRNYLVSPPKIQRTLSEYLCKANIPSYAISETQKFGHVTYFWNGNKSEYIDESLETYEEIPSDTVPFEERPWMKAAEITDKVLEKIEQGHAKFIRLNYPNSDMVGHTGNPEATRIAVEVVDLCLGRLLKATQKAKGVALITADHGNADCMWKEKDGKRAPMVAHTLNPVPFFVADFSGNKQFGLSDVNSPGLVNVASTALTLLGLEAPAEFEPSIIKLQQSSCDIHK, from the coding sequence ATGATCATCATGGATGGCGTGGGCATAGGTGCCAGCGATGAAAGCGATGCAGTACAGGTGGCCCATACCCCTGTACTCGACACTCTTCGCAAAAATGCAGTGTACGCAGAGCTCCGTGCCCATGGAACGTCAGTAGGGTTGCCTTCAGATTCTGACATGGGCAACTCAGAAGTTGGTCATAACGCGTTAGGCGCAGGCCGAGTTTTTGCACAAGGAGCCCGACTCGTGAACGAGTCACTTGCGAGCGGCGAGATATTTCAGGGCACTGCCTGGTCCACACTCAGACAACGCGCCGAAAACGGAGGGACCCTTCACTTCATCGGCCTTGTTTCTGACGGCAATGTGCATAGTCATATCGAGCATCTTTATGCCATGCTGGATCGATGTGCACAGGAAAACATTGAGCGAGTGAGGGTTCACGCCCTGCTGGACGGTCGTGATGTTGGCGCCACAAGTGCGTTGAAGTACGTGGTACCTCTCGAAGCCAGGCTGGCCAGTTTGTCATCAGAAGGCAGAGATTACCGCATAGCCTCTGGCGGCGGCAGAATGGTCACTACTATGGATCGGTACAAGGCGAATTGGTCGGTTGTTGAAAACGGCTGGAATGCTCATGTGCTTGGTCAAGGCAGACCTTTCCCATCAGCTTCGGAAGCGGTGAACACCTACTACCAGGAAAACCCCGGCTGCACCGATCAGTACATGGAAAGCTTCGTCATAACGGAAAATGATGCGCCGATAGGCACGATAGAAGATGGGGACGGTGTTATCCTGTTTAATTTTCGCGGTGATAGAGCTATCGAAATTTCCCGGGCTTTTGAGGAGCCTGATTTTTCAGAGTTTGATCGACAAAGAGCTCCTGATGTCTTTTATGCCGGCATCATGCAATACGACGGCGATGCAGATATCCCCAGGAACTATCTCGTTTCACCTCCAAAAATCCAACGGACTCTGAGTGAATACCTTTGCAAGGCAAATATTCCATCGTACGCCATTTCAGAAACACAGAAATTCGGCCATGTCACCTACTTCTGGAACGGAAACAAATCGGAATACATAGATGAATCTCTTGAAACATACGAAGAGATCCCCTCTGATACGGTTCCCTTTGAGGAAAGACCATGGATGAAAGCGGCCGAGATTACAGACAAGGTTCTTGAGAAAATAGAACAAGGCCATGCCAAGTTCATCAGACTCAATTACCCTAACAGCGATATGGTTGGCCATACCGGAAACCCGGAAGCAACCAGAATTGCAGTAGAGGTCGTTGATCTCTGCCTTGGGCGGTTGCTGAAAGCAACACAAAAAGCAAAAGGTGTCGCCCTGATCACCGCAGACCACGGCAACGCTGACTGCATGTGGAAAGAAAAAGATGGAAAACGGGCACCAATGGTCGCCCACACCCTTAACCCCGTTCCATTCTTTGTTGCTGATTTTAGTGGGAATAAGCAATTTGGCCTCTCTGATGTCAACTCGCCAGGCCTTGTCAATGTGGCCTCAACGGCATTGACTCTGTTAGGCCTTGAGGCACCTGCAGAGTTCGAACCCTCGATCATCAAACTGCAGCAGTCTTCCTGCGACATACACAAATAA